The sequence GTCCCCCAGTGGGGCAATTAGTTTTACAGCATAGGAGCACACAAacttacaaacacaaatacacagtataataaaaaattaaataaatataatgcacgttctgatcaaataaaaaataatgagcaATGAACCTGAtggtaaaaactgaaactgtagaTATAAAGGATGAGAGAAGTCAGTCAAGATAGAGTTTGCTTTCTTAAAGAGCTGTTTTTCGTAGAGATCCTGTAAAGTTTCTTGTGAAAGCCCTATAATTTTACTACTGACGCTAACAACCTTGTTCAGTAAGTTCCCCTCTTTTACCCTCAAGGATTGAAACCAACAAACAAAGGAGAACGTAATAATAGACTCAATAAAAGAACGATAAAACAAAATCATCAAAGTAGAGTCAACCTGGAATTTAGATAGTTTTCTAAGACAAAAAAACGCTGCTGGCTTTTCTTATGGATCGAGTcagtatttttcttaaatgtcagCTTGTTATCGAGGAAAGTGCCTAAGTAGTTATAAGACTCTACCGATTCGACTGTCTGACCATCAGTCACTAGTGTCAGGGGAAGGCTGAGCACGTCTAAAATCAATGCACATATCTTTTGTCTTTAAAACGTTTAAGGATAAAAAAAGATTCCTGAcaccattttaaaaagtaatcaatcACAGGACCATGCGAAGTTTCAGTGCTATTCAACAGGCTCACTATGactgtgtcatccgcaaacttcaATATATGACGGTTTTCAAAACTACTACAAGAGTCATTTGTGTACAATATGTACAGCAAAGGAGAAAGAACGCACCCTTGTGGTGAACCAGTAGATGTTACAGATAGATCAGGAAATTTGCCATTTACTCTTACTCTTTGCGTTCTGCCTGTAAGACAGTCCAAGATCCAGCCAACAATACTACCTTCTAGACCAAAGTTATCCCTTAGTCTCTGAATTAGTAGATGAGGCTGAATAGTGTTGAAGGCAGATGAAAGATCAACAAACATCAATCTGACATGGTTGTTTGGACTGTCAAGGTGCTTACAGATGTAATTCAACAGAGTTATGGTggcatcctgaacacctctcctgGTCCTGTACGTGAACCGCAGGCGATCCATTCGGTGTTCAGTAGTTTTCAGCAGTTCAGCTTTGATCAGTTTTTCCAGTGACTTCATCACTAATGAAGTCAGGGCTATAGGCCTTGTCATTTAATGATTTGGGATGCTTAGATTTACCAACAGGGACTATAGTAGACTGTGTCCACAGACTAGGCACCTTCTGTTGAGACAaggataaattaaaaatataataaaaaatcggGCCTAATTGTACAGCACAGTTGGAGAGTAATCGACTACTGATATTATCTGGACCAGCACTTGTTCTCTGAACCCGTGAACcagtgtccttgtgtgctgtgtgtttctctttgggcactgaaccagtgtccttgtgtgctgtgtgtatctctctgggcactgaacccgtgtccttgtgtgctgtgtgtttctctttgagCACTGAACcagtgtccttgtgtgctgtgtgtatctctttgagcactgaacccgtgtccttgtgtgctgtgtgtatctctttgggcactgaacccgtgtccttgtgtgctgtgtgtttctctctgggCACTGAACcagtgtccttgtgtgctgtgtgtatctctctgggcactgaacccgtgtccttgtgtgctgtgtgtatctctctGGGCACTGAACcagtgtccttgtgtgctgtgtgtatctctctGGGCACTGAACcagtgtccttgtgtgctgtgtgtatctctctgggcactgaacccgtgtccttgtgtgctgtgtgtatctctctGGGCACTGAACcagtgtccttgtgtgctgtgtgtatctctctgggcactgaacccgtgtccttgtgtgctgtgtgtatctctctgggcactgaacccgtgtccttgtgtgctgtgtgtatctctctgggcactgaacccgtgtccttgtgtgctgtgtgtatctctctGGGCACTGAACcagtgtccttgtgtgctgtgtgtttctctctgggCACTGAACcagtgtccttgtgtgctgtgtgtatctctctgggcactgaacccgtgtccttgtgtgctgtgtgtttctctttgagcactgaacccgtgtccttgtgtgctgtgtgtatctctttgggcactgaacccgtgtccttgtgtgctgtgtgtatctctttgggcactgaacccgtgtccttgtgtgctgtgtgtatctctttgggcactgaacccgtgtccttgtgtgctgtgtgtttctctttgggcactgaacccgtgtccttgtgtgctgtgtgtttctctttgggcactgaacccgtgtccttgtgtgctgtgtgtatctctttgggcactgaacccgtgtccttgtgtgctgtgtgtatctctttgggcactgaacccgtgtccttgtgtgctgtgtgtatctctttgggcactgaacccgtgtccttgtgtgctgtgtgtatctctttgggcactgaacccgtgtccttgtgtgctgtgtgtttctctttgggcactgaacccgtgtccttgtgtgctgtgtgtatctctttgggcactgaacccgtgtccttgtgtgctgtgtgtttctctttgggcactgaacccgtgtccttgtgtgctgtgtgtttctctttgggcactgaacccgtgtccttgtgtgctgtgtgtatctctttgggcactgaacccgtgtccttgtgtgctgtgtgtttctctttgggcactgaacccgtgtccttgtgtgctgtgtgtatctctttgggcactgaacccgtgtccttgtgtgctgtgtgtttctctttgggcactgaacccgtgtccttgtgtgctgtgtgtatctctttgggcactgaacccgtgtccttgtgtgctgtgtgtttctctttgggcactgaacccgtgtccttgtgtgctgtgtgtttctctttgggcactgaacccgtggtccttgtgtgctgtgtgtatctctttgggcactgaacccgtgtccttgtgtgctgtgtgtttctctttgggcactgaacccgtgtccttgtgtgctgtgtgtatctctttgggcactgaacccgtgtccttgtgtgctgtgtgtatctctttgggcactgaacccgtgtccttgtgtgctgtgtgtttctctctgggcactgaacccgtgtccttgtgtgctgtgtgtatctctttgggcactgaacccgtgtccttgtgtgctgtgtttctctttgggcactgaacccgtgtccttgtgtgctgtgtgtttctcttgggcactgaacccgtgtccttgtgtgctgtgtgtatctctttgggcactgaacccgtgtccttgtgtgctgtgtgtatctctttgggcactgaacccgtgtccttgtgtgctgtgtgtttctctctgggcactgaacccgtgtccttgtgtgctgtgtgtatctctttgggcactgaacccgtgtccttgtgtgctgtgtttctctttgggcactgaacccgtgtccttgtgtgctgtgtgtttctctttgggcactgaacccgtgtccttgtgtgctgtgtgtatctctttgggcactgaacccgtgtccttgtgtgctgtgtgtttctctttgagCACTGAACcagtgtccttgtgtgctgtgtttctctctgggcactgaacccgtgtccttgtgtgctgtgtttctCTTTGGGGactgaacccgtgtccttgtgtgctgtgtgtatctctttgggcactgaacccgtgtccttgtgtgctgtgtgtatctctttgggcactgaacccgtgtccttgtgtgctgtgtgtttctctttgggcactgaacccgtgtccttgtgtgctgtgtgtttctctctgggCTCTGAACCcgtgtgctgtgtgtttctctctgggCACTGAACCcatgtgctgtgtgtttctagagTGTTCTGACAGAGGTGTTCAGCCGTTTCGGGTCTGTCCAGTCCGTGGAGCTGAAGGAGAGACCAGGAGCGTCAGAGACGAGCCACAGCGGGGTGTCCAGACACttcacagacacactcagacaGGTGACCCCTTCACAGCCACTAGAGCAGCTGACACATCACTGAACGTGATCGCACAGCATGTACTCATGatgatatactgtgtgtgtgtgtgtgtgtgtgtgtgtatgtgtagtgtTTCAGGGTGGCATACATCGTCTTCAAACACGCATCTGCAGTGAACGCAGCTAAACGGCACCCGGAGAACGTCCCGCTCGTCGTCTCTACAGCTGAGAGACCCGTCAGGACCGGCATccacagtgagtgtgtgtgtgatgatactgatgatgatggtgatgaagatatgatgatgatggtggtgtgtgtgatgaagatatgatgatgatgatgatgatggtgtgtgtgaTGAAGATATGATGATACTGatgatctatgtgtgtgtgtctagagtGGATCCAGCAGTACTCAGACTCACTGATCAAAGCTTCATCACTACAGCAGGACATCGATCAGTTCATGAATAATTATGATAGACAGAAGGAggaggtgagacacacacacacacacccaaacacacacatacacagagctaCAGCTCATGAATTATTCATAATCTTTCCTGACAGGAGGCGGAGCGTCAGAACCAGGAGGcggagcagcagcaggaggatgaggagggtTGGGTGAAGGTGACGAAGAGCAGCCGCGGCGTGAAGGTCCGCCCACACAGCGAGACAGCCAATGAGAGGATGCTCAagagggagaagaagaagagcgaGCGCAAGGAGCTGCTGAACTTCTACACGTGGCAGCACAGAAACACGCAGAAAGAACGTGAGTCTTGAGACGATCTGCAACTCGACGCCACATTCATGCATGCGTTAAGACTGTAAGATAGTGAATTAGTGTACGAGTCTGCTCCCTGATAATCACTGTCTCCATGCACCAAGCTACAagaagtattttattatattacactaAATGTAAATTCTGGGCGTCAAGGCGGAAACTGAGCAAACTCGGAGTGGCGAGAACTTGGAGGGGCGAGATGCGAATTTAGAAGCGAGAAGATGGATACACTAGTGTACGAGTCTGCTACCTGAACTTTGCTGTCTTCTTGCGTCAAGCTAAAAGAagtctattattatatataataaaaaaaacttgtgaaATTCTCTAAATGTTTATTCAGAGTGGTGAGACACAAATGCAATATGCGATCTCGGAGCATTGAGGCACAATCTCAGATCTGCGAACTTGGAGGGGGGGGAACTCGGAGGGGCGAGACACTAACTCGTAGGGGCGAGACCCAAACTCGGAGGGGCGACTCTGAGGGGCGAGACCCAAACTCGGAGGTGCGAACTCTGAGGGGCGAGACCCAAACTCGGAGGGGCGAGACCCAAACTCGGAGGGGCGACTCGTAGGGGCGAGACCCAAACTCGGAGGGGCGACTGAGGGGCGAGACCCAAACTCGGAGGGGCGAACTCTGAGGGGCGAGACCCAAACTCGTAGGGGCGAGACCCGAACTCGGAGGGGGGGGGAACTCAGAGGGCCGAGACACTAACTCGGAGGGCGAGACCCGAATTCAGAGGGGCGAGACCCAAACTCGGAGGGGCGAGACCCAAACTCGGAGGGGCGACTCGTAGGGGCGAGACCCAAACTCGGAGGGGCGACTCGTAGGGGCGAGACCCAAACTCGGAGGGGCGACTCGTAGGGGCGAGACCCAAACTTGGAGGGGCGAGACCCAAACTTGGAGGGGCGAGACCCAAACTTGGAGGGGCGAGACCCAAACTTGGAGGGGCGACTCTGAGGGGCGAGACCCAAACTCGGAGGGGCGAACTCGTAGGGGCGAGACCCAAACTCGTAGGGGCGAGACCCAAACTTGGAGGGGCGACTCGTAGGAGCGAGACCCAAACTCGGAGGGGCGAGACCCAAACTCGGAGGGGCGACTCGTAGGGGCGAGACCCAAACTCGGAGGGGCGACTCGTAGGGGCGAGACCCAAACTCGGAGGGGCGAGACCCAAACTCGGAGGGGCGAACTCTGAGGGGCGAGACCCAAACTCGGAGGGGCGAACTCTGAGGGGCGAGACCCAAACTCGGAGGGGCGAACTCTGAGGGGCGAGACCCAAACTCGGAGGGGTGAACTCGGAGGGGCGAACTCGGAGGGCAAGACGCAAACTCGGAGGGGCGAGACGCAAAACTCAAAAGGGCGAGACGCGATCTCGGAGGGGCGAACTCGGAGGGGCAAGACGCAAACTCGGAGGGGCTAGACCCGTACTCGGAGGGTCGAATTTATAGGGATGACACGCGATGTCGGTGGGGCGAATTCAGAGGGGCAAGACGCGAACTGGGAGGGGCTAACTTGGAGGTGCAAGACTCGATCTCCGTGGGGCAAGacgttaacttttttttttgtgtgccttTTTATGTCAAAGCTCATAATTCAGAGAATAAGTCAGGGAAGGGTGATGTGTGTCTGAGAGGCTCTCAAACCAAATAATCTGTTTCAGATATCGCTGAGCTAAGGAAGAAGTTTGAAGAGGACAAACAGAGAATCGCTGTACTGAGAGCACAGAGGAAATTCAGACCCTACTGATTCAACATACCCACAATCCTCGGCACCCGCTGAATTCATTTACCCACAATCCTCGGCACCCACTGAATTCATTTACCCACAATCCTCGGCACCCACTGGATCCATTTACCCACAATCCTCGGCACCCACTGGATCCATTTACCCACAATGCATCTGTTGGCTGTCTGCTGACATGAacgttcatttaaaaaaaaaagtctgcagtGAGTCAGTCATAGAATTGTGATAATTGTGTTTGGAGCAAAAATAAACCATTATGATGCAGTGTATGTTTGAGGAATGTGTGTTAATTTTTGATTTGGGTCCTTCGTTtcgctttttaaaaaaaaaaattaatgttggcatatattatgtacacacaaaataatcaaatgcTTATATCGGTTACTGCcgatataagttttttttttttttttttttcaaacaataaaaatgGCCCTTTGGTGACTGAATTTCTTGCAGTGAATTTGAGATTCGCCAATGAAACGGTTAATAGTAAAGCTGAATGGATTTATTTAGCAGGGTTCCGGCGCTGACGTCATGGGACAGTTCACGTGATTTCTGGGGGCGGGGAGAGGAGTCACGTGGTGCCGGAAATAAATGTGTGACTGTTTGAGGCATTCATTACTGATCGCGGGTCAAAAGCACTCTGTTATCAAGTAAAATTGCATTGATCTGTTTTACTTTAGTGTTGATCCGACATAATGCTGAACCAAAACCATCACCCAAACGAAGGAGCCCTGATCCAGAGagaggaaacaacaacaacatatctgATCTTTAACACGACACACACATATT comes from Carassius auratus strain Wakin chromosome 3, ASM336829v1, whole genome shotgun sequence and encodes:
- the LOC113055380 gene encoding ribosomal RNA-processing protein 7 homolog A-like translates to MAPSADQHARVIPGGFSVLSLRFSEDDAHAALHQLCVKEHRVRAESSTNRPLDRTLFVLNVPPYCTESVLTEVFSRFGSVQSVELKERPGASETSHSGVSRHFTDTLRQCFRVAYIVFKHASAVNAAKRHPENVPLVVSTAERPVRTGIHKWIQQYSDSLIKASSLQQDIDQFMNNYDRQKEEEAERQNQEAEQQQEDEEGWVKVTKSSRGVKVRPHSETANERMLKREKKKSERKELLNFYTWQHRNTQKEHIAELRKKFEEDKQRIAVLRAQRKFRPY